The Amycolatopsis nigrescens CSC17Ta-90 genomic interval GGGCAGCCACTCGCCGCGCCGGGCCTCACCCCAGGCGCCGGCCTCGGCCATGGCGCCCCAGCCGCCGCCGGGCACGATCAGCACCTCGGCACCCGGCCGGTAGACCGCCTCCGGCTCGAAGCGGACCCGGCTCGCGGTACTGATCGGGGCGGTGTCCGCACGGGCGACAAGGCGCACCGAGAAGTCCGCCCCGAGGTTCGCCGCGCCGCGCAGCACCCGCAGCGGGCCGAACAGGTCCAGGTCGTCGATTCCGGGAAACACCACGATGTCCATTCGCACGGAGGGAGGCTAACCGGTAAATCCCGTGCACGCCTGCGCCTTTTCGCGGACCATCGGGGCATGGAGACACCGTCGGAGGAGCTTTCGGACGACCAGCTGGTCCTGCGCCGCTGGGGTGCCGACGAGGTCGAGCTGGCGTACCGGGCGGTCGCCGAGAACCTGGAGCACCTGCGGCCGTGGACCGCGTGGACGCTCAACGGCTACACCGAGCGGGACGCCGCCGAGTTCATCACTAACTCCAGGGCGAACTGGGATCGCGGGGAGGCTTTCGACTACGCGATCCGGACCGTCGGCGGCGAGCTGGTCGGTGGCTGCGGGCTGATGGCCAGGATCGGTCCCGGCGGGCTGGAGATCGGGTACTGGCTCGGCCGCGAGCACACCGGCAGGGGCCTGGTCACCAAGGCGAGTGCGTTGCTCGTCGCGGAGGCGTTCCGGGTCGGCGCGGACCACGTCCAGATCGTGCACGACGTGCGCAACGTGCGCAGCCGGGGCGTCCCGCAGCGGCTCGGTTTCCGCGAGGTGGCCAGGAAACGCACCGAGACCCCGCTGGCGC includes:
- a CDS encoding GNAT family N-acetyltransferase, with protein sequence METPSEELSDDQLVLRRWGADEVELAYRAVAENLEHLRPWTAWTLNGYTERDAAEFITNSRANWDRGEAFDYAIRTVGGELVGGCGLMARIGPGGLEIGYWLGREHTGRGLVTKASALLVAEAFRVGADHVQIVHDVRNVRSRGVPQRLGFREVARKRTETPLAPAESGEQQVWQRDRD